TGAAATTGTTTCAGCGCCTGCAGGAGGCACGGCGTTTCCGCGAGGAATTATGCCTGTTTCGGAGCAAGGACGGCAGCAGCCGTAAGGCGCTGGTGTCGGCGGAATTGATCAATTTGGGGACGGAGCCCTGCACGTTGTTCATTTATCATGACATCACGGAGCGGCTCAGTTTGGAGGAGCAGTTGCGGCAGTCGCAAAAGATGGAGGCGGTGGGGCGCCTGGCGGCGGGGGTGGCGCATGATTTCAACAACATTCTGACGATTATTCAGGGGCATACGGCGTTGTTGTTGCGCAAGACTTCGCTGCCGCCGCCGCAACTGGAGTCGCTCAAGCAGGTGGCGGGGGCGGCGGAGCGGGCGGCCAACCTGGTGCGGCAATTGCTGGCGTTCAGCCGGCGGCAGGTGATGCAGACCAAGACGCTGGATTTGAATGAGACGGTGCAGAACATGGGGCGGATGTTGAACCGGATGCTAGGCGAGGATGTGGTGCTGGAGTTTCAGTGTGCGCCGGAGCTGCCACCGATTGTGGCGGATGTGGGGATGATGGAGCAGGTGATTCTGAATTTGGTGGTCAACGCCCGGGACGCCATGCCCCTGGGAGGGCATGTGCTGATTGCCACGGCGGTGGTTAACGTCAATCCTGAAGCCAGCCGGCGGCATCCGGACGCGCGGCCGGGCCAGTTTGCGCGTTTGAGCGTGAAGGACACCGGTTCGGGGATTGACCCGTCCATTTTGCCGCGGATTTTTGAGCCGTTCTTCACCACCAAGGAGGTGGGCAAGGGGACGGGGCTGGGATTGTCCATGGTGTATGGGATTGTCAAGCAACACCAGGGGTGGATTGAAGTGGAGAGCGAACTGGGGCGGGGGACTACTTTTCACATTTTTCTGCCGTTTGCACCGGCGGCGACCCCGGTGGGCGGCGAGACCAGGGCTGGAGAAGAGGCGCTGGACGGGCATGAGACGATCATGGTGGTGGAGGACGAGGCGGCCTTGCGGGAGCTGGTGCGGACGGTTTTGGAATTCCATGGCTACAAAGTCATCACGGCTTCCAACGGAGTGGAGGGGCTGCGCGTGTGGGAGGAACACCAGGGCCAGGTGGACTTGCTGGTCACCGACATGGTGATGCCGGAAGGCATCAGCGGGCGGGTGCTGGCGGAACGCCTGCAAAGCCGGAAACCTGATCTGAAGGTGATTTTTTCGAGTGGATACAGCCTGGATCTGTTTTCCAAAGATTTTACGCTGCGGGAGGGATTTAATTTCCTGGCCAAGCCCTACCATCCCACGACGCTGGCGCGGGCGGTGCGGGCGTGCCTGGATGGGCAGCCTTTGCCGCCGGAATGCAGTCCCAAAGCGGCGTCGCTGGGGCCGGCGCGTCCGGGGGCCTAAACGGGCCCTCGGAGCAATTGCCCGGGATTCCAAGGCAGGAAGAAGGCAGAATTACAGCGAGGATTTGCGCCTTTCACTGGGGAGAGGCAATTTATCAGCCTATGATGCAATCAGCCAACGAGGATGCATATAGTTGTCAGTTGGACAGCGGCCGCAAGGTGGACACCCCATGCACGGTGGTGATTTTTGGGGCCAGCGGCGATTTGACGGCGCGCAAGCTCATCCCGGCCCTGTATCACCTCTATGCTGAAGGACGGCTTCCCGAGCCGTTTCAGGTCATTGGGGTGGCGCGAAGGCCCAAAAACCATGAAACCTGGCGAGAGGAATTGCGGGCGGCCTTGGAGCGTTTTTCCCGCACGGGTGCGCCGTCGGCCGAGCGCTGGCAGGCCTTTGCCGGGCGGGTGTTTTATTGCGAAGGAGATTTTAACCAGGCACAGACCTATGCACGCCTGAAGGAGATGTTGGCGAAGTCACCGGTGGAGGCCCTGCGGCGGAATCTGTTGTTTTATCTGGCGGTGGCGCCCAGCCAATTTGGCGAGGTCAGCCAGCATTTGCATGAGGCCGGATTGTTGCAACGGATGGGGGATTCAGGCGGCTGGCAGCGGCTGTTGGTGGAGAAGCCCTTTGGGCATGATTTACGCAGCGCCCGTGAATTGAATCATCATTTGCTGCGGCTGGTGGATGAGCAGCAAATATTCCGGATTGACCATTACCTGGGCAAGGAGACGGTGCAGAACATTTTGATGTTCCGGTTCAGCAACTCGATATTTGAGCAGCTTTGGAATCGGCAACTGGTGGATCACGTGCAGATCACCGTCAGCGAACAGCAGGGGGTGGGCGATCGGGGAGGGTTTTACGAGGAGGCGGGGGCGTTGCGCGACATCGGGCAGAACCACTTATTGCAGGTGCTGGCCCTGGTGGCCATGGAGCCGCCGGTGACGCTGGAGAGTGAGGCGGTGCGCAATGAGAAGGTGAAGCTGCTCAAATCCATACGCCCCATCACAGCGGCACAGGCGGCGACGCAGGCGGTGCGGGGGCAGTATTTTGCCGGCACCATTGAAGGGCAGCCCGTGCCGGGGTACCGGCAGGAGGCCCGCGTCAAACCGGATTCCAACGTGGAGACGTTCATGGCCTTGAAACTGCACATAGACAACTGGCGGTGGTCGGGGGTGCCGTTTTACTTGCGCAGTGGCAAGCGGCTGCCGTTGAGCGCCAGCGAAGTGCGGGTGCAGTTTCGGCCCGCCCCCAATGTGCTCTTTGCGGCGCAGTGCGGGCCGCAATTGGATGTGAATGCGATCACGCTGCGCCTGCAGCCCCATGAGGGGATCAGCCTGCGGTTCAATGGCAAGGTGCCAGGCTCAAGCCTGCGGGTGCGGCCGGTGCGCATGCATTTCAGTTACAACACGGAGTTCGGGGCCTATACGCCGGAGGCTTATGAGCGGTTGTTGCTCGAGGCCATGGCCGGAGATGCCACTTTGTTCATCCGCAGCGACGAAGTGGAGGCGGCATGGAGCCTGGTGGATCCCATCCGCCAGGCGTGGGCGGCGCCGTTGTCGAACCGCGAATTCTATGCCGCAGGCACGTGGGGCCCGGTGGCGGCAGAGGAGCTTATGGCGCGGGATGGGCGCGAGTGGCGGAATCCGCAGCCGGTGGCCTGAGGACGAGGCCCGAGGCCGGGGGCCTTGACTTTTCAGCCAGCGCCCTGAGCCGACTGGGGCGGATCTCCTTTGAGCAGGGCCACGGCGAAATCCCGATTAAGCCGCGCAATGAAATCGAGGCTGATGTTCTTGGGGCAAACGGCCTCGCAGGAGCCGGTCACGGTACAGGCGCCGAAGCCGGCTTCATCCATGGCTTCCACCATGGCCTTGGCGCGACGGTAGCGCTCAGGCTGGCCCTGGGGCAGGAGGCCCAGGTGGGAGACCTTGGCCGCCACAAAGAGCATGGCGCTGGCGTTTTTGCAGGCGGCCACACAGGCCCCGCAGCCAATACAGGCGGCTGCATCCATGGCGCGATCTGCATTCTCTTTGGGCACAGGGATGCTGTTGGCATCGGGGGCGCTGCCGGTGCGGACGGAGATGAAGCCGCCGGCCTGCATGATTTTGTCGAAGGCCTTGCGGTTGACCACGAGGTCCTTGATGACGGGGAAAGGCCGGGCGCGGAAAGGCTCGACGATGATGGTTTCCCCATCTTTGAAACTGCGCATGTAAGTCTGGCAGGTGGCCACGCCGCGATGCGGGCCGTGGGGTTTGCCATTGATGACCAGCGAGCAGGTGCCACAGATGCCTTCGCGGCAGTCGTGATCAAACGCGATCGGCTCCTGGCCTTTGAGGGTGAGGTCCTCATTGACCACGTCCATCATCTCCAGAAAGGACATGTTGGGGTTCAGCTCCGGCGTTTCGTAAATCTCGAAGGCGCCGGGGGCGTCGCTGTTTTTCTGCCGCCAAACCTTGAGTTTAACTTTCATAGAACGATCGTGCCGTAGTAAAATTACTTGTAACTGCGCGTGCCCATTTTGACTTCCTCGTACACCAGCGGCTCGGTGTGGCGCACCGGCGGTTTATTGGGGCCTTGATATTCCCAGACGGCCACATGGGCGAAGTTCACATCGTCGCGTTTGCACTCGCCGTCTTCGTACTGGTATTCCTCGCGGAAATGACCGCCGCAGGACTCGCGGCGTTCCAAGGCGTCCAGGCACATCAG
This is a stretch of genomic DNA from Verrucomicrobiia bacterium. It encodes these proteins:
- a CDS encoding succinate dehydrogenase/fumarate reductase iron-sulfur subunit yields the protein MKVKLKVWRQKNSDAPGAFEIYETPELNPNMSFLEMMDVVNEDLTLKGQEPIAFDHDCREGICGTCSLVINGKPHGPHRGVATCQTYMRSFKDGETIIVEPFRARPFPVIKDLVVNRKAFDKIMQAGGFISVRTGSAPDANSIPVPKENADRAMDAAACIGCGACVAACKNASAMLFVAAKVSHLGLLPQGQPERYRRAKAMVEAMDEAGFGACTVTGSCEAVCPKNISLDFIARLNRDFAVALLKGDPPQSAQGAG
- the zwf gene encoding glucose-6-phosphate dehydrogenase — encoded protein: MMQSANEDAYSCQLDSGRKVDTPCTVVIFGASGDLTARKLIPALYHLYAEGRLPEPFQVIGVARRPKNHETWREELRAALERFSRTGAPSAERWQAFAGRVFYCEGDFNQAQTYARLKEMLAKSPVEALRRNLLFYLAVAPSQFGEVSQHLHEAGLLQRMGDSGGWQRLLVEKPFGHDLRSARELNHHLLRLVDEQQIFRIDHYLGKETVQNILMFRFSNSIFEQLWNRQLVDHVQITVSEQQGVGDRGGFYEEAGALRDIGQNHLLQVLALVAMEPPVTLESEAVRNEKVKLLKSIRPITAAQAATQAVRGQYFAGTIEGQPVPGYRQEARVKPDSNVETFMALKLHIDNWRWSGVPFYLRSGKRLPLSASEVRVQFRPAPNVLFAAQCGPQLDVNAITLRLQPHEGISLRFNGKVPGSSLRVRPVRMHFSYNTEFGAYTPEAYERLLLEAMAGDATLFIRSDEVEAAWSLVDPIRQAWAAPLSNREFYAAGTWGPVAAEELMARDGREWRNPQPVA